The proteins below come from a single Serinus canaria isolate serCan28SL12 chromosome 6, serCan2020, whole genome shotgun sequence genomic window:
- the GLRX3 gene encoding glutaredoxin-3 isoform X2 has product MAGAVAAAGSVEQFQKLLQRPDRSLVVVHFWAPWAPQCVQMNEVMAALAREHSQVTFVQLEAEAVPEVSEKYGISSVPTFLFFKNSQKVDRLDGAHAPELAQKVQRHAAGTAGTAGPGGAAPAQEQLHARLRGLINAAPCMLFMKGSPKEPRCGFSRQMVEILQKHGVAFSSFDIFSDEEVRQGLKTFSNWPTYPQLYVKGELIGGLDIVKELEASGELDTICPKGQKLEERLKSLINKAPVMLFMKGNKQMAKCGFSKQILEIMNDSGVDYETFDILEDEEVRQGLKSFSNWPTYPQLYVKGELVGGLDIVKELKETGELLPVLKGEN; this is encoded by the exons ATGGCGGGCGCGGTGGCGGCCGCGGGCTCCGTGGAGCAGttccagaagctgctgcagcgCCCGGACCG GTCCCTGGTGGTGGTGCACTTCTGGGCGCCGTGGGCTCCGCAGTGTGTGCAGATGAACGAGGTGATGGCAGCGCTGGCACGGGAGCACAGCCAGGTCACCTTCGTGCAG cTAGAAGCTGAGGCTGTGCCTGAAGTGTCTGAAAAATATGGAATTAGTTCTGTTCCAACGTTCTTGTTCTTTAAG AACTCACAGAAGGTGGATCGCCTGGACGGCGCGCACGCCCCGGAGCTGGCGCAGAAGGTGCAGCGGCACGCAGCGGGCACGGCGGGCACGGCCGGCCCCGGGGGCGCTGCCCcggcccaggagcagctgcacgCCCGCCTCAGGGGGCTCATCAACGCCGCCCCCTGCATGCTCTTCATGAAGGGCTCTCCCAAGGAGCCCCGCTGCG GCTTCAGCAGGCAGATGGTGGAGATCCTACAGAAGCACGGCGTGGCCTTCAGCAGCTTCGACATCTTCTCAGACGAGGAGGTGCGCCAGGGCCTCAAAACCTTCTCCAACTGGCCAACCTACCCCCAGCTCTATGTCAAGGGGGAGCTCATCGGGGGCCTGGACATCGTCAAG GAGCTCGAGGCATCGGGAGAGCTGGACACGATCTGCCCAAAGGGCcagaagctggaggagag GCTTAAATCCTTGATAAACAAAGCTCCTGTGATGCTCTTCATGAAGGGAAACAAGCAG atgGCAAAATGTGGCTTCAGCAAGCAAATCCTAGAAATCATGAATGACTCCGG tgtggattACGAGACCTTTGACATTCTGGAGGATGAGGAG GTGCGCCAGGGGCTGAAATCCTTCTCCAACTGGCCCACGTACCCCCAGCTCTACGTCAAGGGGGAGCTGGTGGGGGGCCTGGACATTGTCAAG
- the GLRX3 gene encoding glutaredoxin-3 isoform X1 — protein sequence MAGAVAAAGSVEQFQKLLQRPDRSLVVVHFWAPWAPQCVQMNEVMAALAREHSQVTFVQLEAEAVPEVSEKYGISSVPTFLFFKNSQKVDRLDGAHAPELAQKVQRHAAGTAGTAGPGGAAPAQEQLHARLRGLINAAPCMLFMKGSPKEPRCGFSRQMVEILQKHGVAFSSFDIFSDEEVRQGLKTFSNWPTYPQLYVKGELIGGLDIVKELEASGELDTICPKGQKLEERLKSLINKAPVMLFMKGNKQMAKCGFSKQILEIMNDSGVDYETFDILEDEEPCPAFPAVPVGFPALSSIPSSPSLIPSIPSIPCVIPGAPGAEILLQLAHVPPALRQGGAGGGPGHCQGAEGNWGAAACAQGGELMGRR from the exons ATGGCGGGCGCGGTGGCGGCCGCGGGCTCCGTGGAGCAGttccagaagctgctgcagcgCCCGGACCG GTCCCTGGTGGTGGTGCACTTCTGGGCGCCGTGGGCTCCGCAGTGTGTGCAGATGAACGAGGTGATGGCAGCGCTGGCACGGGAGCACAGCCAGGTCACCTTCGTGCAG cTAGAAGCTGAGGCTGTGCCTGAAGTGTCTGAAAAATATGGAATTAGTTCTGTTCCAACGTTCTTGTTCTTTAAG AACTCACAGAAGGTGGATCGCCTGGACGGCGCGCACGCCCCGGAGCTGGCGCAGAAGGTGCAGCGGCACGCAGCGGGCACGGCGGGCACGGCCGGCCCCGGGGGCGCTGCCCcggcccaggagcagctgcacgCCCGCCTCAGGGGGCTCATCAACGCCGCCCCCTGCATGCTCTTCATGAAGGGCTCTCCCAAGGAGCCCCGCTGCG GCTTCAGCAGGCAGATGGTGGAGATCCTACAGAAGCACGGCGTGGCCTTCAGCAGCTTCGACATCTTCTCAGACGAGGAGGTGCGCCAGGGCCTCAAAACCTTCTCCAACTGGCCAACCTACCCCCAGCTCTATGTCAAGGGGGAGCTCATCGGGGGCCTGGACATCGTCAAG GAGCTCGAGGCATCGGGAGAGCTGGACACGATCTGCCCAAAGGGCcagaagctggaggagag GCTTAAATCCTTGATAAACAAAGCTCCTGTGATGCTCTTCATGAAGGGAAACAAGCAG atgGCAAAATGTGGCTTCAGCAAGCAAATCCTAGAAATCATGAATGACTCCGG tgtggattACGAGACCTTTGACATTCTGGAGGATGAGGAG ccctgtccagcattcccagcagtcCCTGTTGgattcccagccctgtccagcattcccagcagtcCCAGTCTgattcccagcattcccagcattccCTGTGTGATTCCAGGTGCGCCAGGGGCTGAAATCCTTCTCCAACTGGCCCACGTACCCCCAGCTCTACGTCAAGGGGGAGCTGGTGGGGGGCCTGGACATTGTCAAG
- the LOC127059789 gene encoding eukaryotic translation initiation factor 3 subunit A-like, with protein sequence MSLLLPLKCHCCATAMSLLFPLKCHCCSHCSATAVPVEMSLLCHCNATAVPTEMSLLCHCNVTAAPTEVSLLLPLKCPGGFGDTPTAGGQPQFPGQLWFMGFSSRFAQSGPKFPAAGAAVGWHLRLVSRSAATAPAPPERCPAGTAGWHRGTGPREGTAGWHRETGPREGTAGWHRGTGPREGTAGWHRGMGPREGTAGWHREMGPREGTAGWHRGMGPERGQRDGTEGRDPERGQRDGTERRDPERGQRDGIEGWDPERGQRDGIEGRDPERGQRDGTEGWDPERGQRDGTEGWDPERGQRDGEPGLAPTEVTPVRPQRMAPRDGRRRWPPWRRLRGGTAGREPR encoded by the exons atgtcactgctgctcccactgaagtgtcactgctgtgccacTGCAATGTCACTGCTGTTCCCACTGaagtgtcactgctgctcccactgcagtgccactgctgtTCCCGTTgaaatgtcactgctgtgccacTGCAATGCCACTGCTGTTCCCACTgaaatgtcactgctgtgccactgcaatgtcactgctgctcccactgaagtgtcactgctgctcccactgaagTGTCCCGGTGGTTTTGGTGACACTCCCACGGCTGGAGGACAACCCCAgttcccagggcagctctggttTATGGGGTTTTCCAGCCGATTCGCCCAATCTGGCCCCAAATTCCCTGCGGCAGGAGCTGCTGTAGGGTGGCACCTCCGGCTG GTTTCACGGAGCGCTGCAACCGCACCGGCCCCTCCCGAGCGGTGCCCTGCGGGGACAGCGGGATGGCACCGAGGGACGGGACCCAGAGAGGGGACAGCGGGATGGCACCGAGAGACGGGACCCAGAGAGGGGACAGCGGGATGGCACCGAGGGACGGGACCCAGAGAGGGGACAGCGGGATGGCATCGAGGGATGGGACCCAGAGAGGGGACAGCGGGATGGCACCGAGAGATGGGACCCAGAGAGGGGACAGCGGGATGGCACCGAGGGATGGGACCAGAGAGGGGACAGCGGGATGGCACCGAGGGACGGGACCCAGAGAGGGGACAGCGGGATGGCACCGAGAGACGGGACCCAGAGAGGGGACAGCGGGATGGCATCGAGGGATGGGACCCAGAGAGGGGACAGCGGGATGGCATCGAGGGACGGGACCCAGAGAGGGGACAGCGGGATGGCACCGAGGGATGGGACCCAGAGAGGGGACAGCGGGATGGCACCGAGGGATGGGACCCAGAGAGGGGACAGCGGGATGGGGAGCCCGGGCTGGCACCCACGGAGGTGACACCGGTACGGCCCCAACGGATGGCACCGAGGGACGGGAGGCGGAGATGGCCCCCatggaggagactgaggggcGGCACGGCGGGACGGGAGCCCCGGTAA